The following is a genomic window from Inquilinus sp. Marseille-Q2685.
AGCGCGGCGACGAGCAGGGACATGGTCAGCCCCTGCAGCCCCTCGAACACCTGGCCGACCCGCTTCATCAGCACGATATACGCCGCCCAGCCGCAGGCGGCGCCGAGGGCGAAGAGGGCGCCGACCGGGTCGACCGTCCAGTCCGACCCGTCATGCACCAGCAGCACCACCCCGGCCAGCGCCAGCACCGGCCAGACCGCGTGCCAGGCCCGGCGCATGCCGAAGGCGGCGACGCCGAGCGGCCCGAGGAAATCGATCGCCGTGGCCAGGCCCAGCGGGATGCGGATCACGGCCTGGAAGTAGCACAGCGTCATGCCGGCCATCGCCGCGCCCAGCAGGATCGCCCCGCGCCACTGCACCCGGCTGTAGGAGAAGAGAGTCGGCCGGGTGATCAGCGCCAGCAGCAGCGCCGCCCAGGCGAGCCGAAGCCAGGTCGTGCCCATGGGGCCGAAGCTCTCCAGCGTCGGCGTCGCCAGGGCGGCGCCGAGCTGGACCGAGGTCATCGAGCCGACCGCCATCAGGGCGGCGACGGCGACGCCCGCGGTCAGGCCCGCTCTGGTCTCGGAATTGCTCGTCATTCTTCCTGGATCCGGCTGTCCGGTCGGGGCGGCAGTATAGCGGCGGCGGCGCCGGTGTCGCCCTCCGGCTCAGACCGGGCGCTTGTCGAAGGCCATCCGCACCGCGAAGCCGGCCAGCAGGCTGCCCATCACCCAGCGCTGCACCTGCAGCCAGGTCGGCCGCGCCGCGAACCAGGCGGCGATGCCGCCGGCCGCCAGCACGATCAGCAGGTTGACGGTGAAGCTGATCGCCACCTGGGTGGCGCCCAGCACCAGGCTCTGCAGCAGCACCCGGCCGCGCTCCGTGTCGATGAACTGCGGCAGCAGCGAGACGTAGAAGATGGCGATCTTCGGGTTCAGCAGGCTGGTCAGGAAGCCCATGGCGAACAGCTTGCCCGGGCGGTCGGCCTCGAGGTCGCGCCGCGGCTGCAGCGCCGAGCCGGCGCCGGGGCGCACCGAATTCCAGGCCATCCACAAGAGGTACAGCGCGCCGGCCCATTTCACCGCCTCATAGGCCAGCGGCACGGCCAGCATCAGCGCGGTGAGACCGAGCGCGGTCGCCAGCATGTAGCAGAGGAAGCCGAGCACAACCCCGGCCAGCGAGATCACCCCGGCCAGCCGGCCCTGCAGGATCGAGCGCGACAGCAGGTAGATCATGTTCGGCCCGGGGGTGCAGACCATGCCGAGCGCGATCAGGGCGAGGCCGGCCAGGCCGGTAGGGCTGACGATCATCGACGGAGTCCTCGGGTTGACGCCGCCGAGCATTGCGGCCCGCCTCGCCGCCGGGCAACCGGAACATTGCTCCGAGCGCAAGATTCACCCGCCCCTGCGCGCCCGCTCCGCCCCGGCCGTCGTCCCTCAGCCCTTCACCAGCGGGCAGCCGCCCTCGGCCTCGGGCCGGAAGGCCTGGTCGGCCGGGATGGTGGCGCGCAGGGTGTACAGGTCCCAGTCGCCCTTGGATTCGCCCGGCGCCTTGACCTGGAACAGGTACATCGGATGGATGTGGCGGCCGTCGGCGCGGATCCGGCCCTGGCCGAACAGC
Proteins encoded in this region:
- a CDS encoding DMT family transporter; the encoded protein is MTSNSETRAGLTAGVAVAALMAVGSMTSVQLGAALATPTLESFGPMGTTWLRLAWAALLLALITRPTLFSYSRVQWRGAILLGAAMAGMTLCYFQAVIRIPLGLATAIDFLGPLGVAAFGMRRAWHAVWPVLALAGVVLLVHDGSDWTVDPVGALFALGAACGWAAYIVLMKRVGQVFEGLQGLTMSLLVAALVAAPWGLAENGGHIPLPVLGITIGLAILVPLLPYALEMMALRRMPTRAFGILMSAEPALGTLIGFVVLGQALSPAQLAGIALVVIASLGAVAGE
- a CDS encoding LysE family translocator; the encoded protein is MIVSPTGLAGLALIALGMVCTPGPNMIYLLSRSILQGRLAGVISLAGVVLGFLCYMLATALGLTALMLAVPLAYEAVKWAGALYLLWMAWNSVRPGAGSALQPRRDLEADRPGKLFAMGFLTSLLNPKIAIFYVSLLPQFIDTERGRVLLQSLVLGATQVAISFTVNLLIVLAAGGIAAWFAARPTWLQVQRWVMGSLLAGFAVRMAFDKRPV